The following are from one region of the Sulfurimicrobium lacus genome:
- a CDS encoding response regulator, translating to MYRIMLVDDEENILKALRRVLVSTPCVYDGVEYKIKVDIFTSPAEALQHARHNAVDLVLSDYRMPGMDGVAFLKEFKQIQPNAARLILSGYADLNAVIGAINEAQIYRFLNKPWNDYELVSSVAQALAYRNLMLENQYLADKARVEKGKMTPQELERKRLEEQEPGITKVTWGPDGSVILDESEE from the coding sequence ATGTACCGCATCATGCTGGTGGACGACGAGGAAAACATTCTCAAGGCCTTGCGACGCGTGCTTGTTTCCACTCCCTGCGTCTATGATGGGGTCGAATACAAGATCAAGGTGGATATTTTTACTTCTCCCGCCGAGGCATTGCAGCACGCTCGTCACAATGCCGTCGATCTGGTGCTTTCGGATTACCGCATGCCGGGCATGGATGGCGTGGCCTTCTTGAAGGAGTTCAAGCAGATACAGCCCAACGCCGCGCGCCTGATCCTGTCCGGATATGCCGATCTCAACGCCGTGATCGGCGCGATCAACGAGGCGCAGATATATCGCTTTCTCAACAAGCCGTGGAACGATTATGAGCTGGTGTCGAGTGTTGCCCAGGCATTGGCCTATCGCAACCTGATGCTGGAAAATCAGTATCTGGCGGATAAAGCGCGCGTCGAAAAAGGCAAGATGACACCCCAGGAACTGGAGCGTAAACGGCTCGAAGAACAGGAGCCTGGTATCACCAAGGTCACATGGGGGCCGGACGGCTCGGTGATTCTGGATGAGAGTGAGGAGTGA
- a CDS encoding GTP-binding protein has translation MAEFDPQSNKLTLKLVYYGPAQSGKTTNLMRLHDLVAPDMKGEIMTLETQNDRTLFFDLLPLGFRAPSGLLVKFRLFTVPGQVAHDGTRKAVLSRADGVVFVADSQQNQSVNNGESFQNLAENAARVGLDFDQLPLVVQFNKRDLPHILSEDEVKARWQSAPWPLVFSSALDGSGVRETFAALLRQVYRALNQEYRLQEQHGLDEEGFVKGALG, from the coding sequence ATGGCCGAATTCGACCCCCAGTCCAATAAACTGACGTTGAAGCTGGTCTACTACGGACCGGCCCAGAGCGGCAAGACCACCAATTTGATGCGTTTGCACGATCTGGTGGCGCCGGACATGAAGGGCGAGATCATGACCCTGGAAACGCAGAACGACCGCACCCTGTTCTTCGATCTCCTGCCGCTCGGCTTTCGCGCACCCTCCGGCCTGCTGGTCAAGTTCCGGCTCTTCACCGTGCCCGGCCAGGTGGCCCATGACGGCACGCGCAAGGCGGTGCTGTCGCGCGCCGACGGGGTGGTGTTCGTGGCCGATTCGCAGCAGAACCAGAGCGTCAACAACGGCGAGTCGTTCCAGAACCTGGCCGAGAACGCAGCGCGGGTGGGACTCGATTTCGACCAGCTGCCGCTGGTGGTGCAGTTCAACAAGCGCGACCTGCCGCACATCCTGAGCGAGGACGAAGTCAAGGCGCGCTGGCAGTCCGCCCCCTGGCCGCTGGTTTTCTCCTCCGCCCTGGACGGGAGCGGCGTGCGCGAAACCTTTGCCGCCCTGCTGCGCCAGGTATATCGCGCACTCAACCAGGAATACCGCTTGCAGGAACAGCACGGCCTGGACGAGGAGGGTTTCGTGAAGGGGGCGCTGGGATGA
- a CDS encoding HD domain-containing phosphohydrolase has product MPNDDDLQSAASPASLLFVDDEPNILSALRRLFRPLGYKIFTAEGGAEGLALLEQEPVDLVISDMRMPQMDGAQFLEQVRQKWPDTMRILLTGYADVSSTIAAINKGEIFRYVAKPWEDNDIVLVVKQALELKNLALEKRRLEELTLRQNEELKELNASLESRVLARTEEVRQTMGFLEIANKKLKESFLTSIKVFANLIELRERSLAGHSRRVADLARTLAKRLALPDSEVQDIFIAALLHDIGKIGLPDKLLTKPFAILAGEERDLVLRHPITGQAALMGLEQIHGAAKLIRSHHERWDGMGFPDGLVGLAIPFGARILAVANDFDAVQIGTQLSKQLNQSEAVAYILEGRAKRYDPQVVDAFSLAMGGQGGSTELQEVALKTPQIKARMTLARDLVSPEGIMLLSRDYVLTDEIIEQIRNFERSSGRHMTVHVKVKSKI; this is encoded by the coding sequence ATGCCAAACGACGATGATCTCCAATCGGCCGCCAGCCCCGCCAGCCTGCTGTTCGTGGATGACGAACCGAACATCCTGAGCGCCTTGCGGCGACTGTTCCGTCCTCTCGGATACAAGATATTCACTGCCGAAGGCGGCGCAGAAGGACTGGCGCTGCTGGAGCAGGAACCGGTCGATCTGGTGATATCCGACATGCGCATGCCGCAAATGGACGGTGCCCAGTTCCTCGAACAGGTGCGGCAAAAATGGCCCGACACCATGCGCATCCTGCTCACCGGCTATGCCGACGTGAGCTCGACCATTGCCGCCATCAACAAGGGCGAGATTTTTCGCTACGTGGCCAAGCCCTGGGAAGACAACGATATCGTCCTGGTCGTGAAGCAGGCTCTGGAGCTCAAGAACCTGGCGCTGGAAAAGCGTCGCCTGGAAGAACTGACGCTGCGCCAGAACGAGGAGCTCAAGGAACTCAATGCCAGTCTGGAAAGCCGTGTGCTGGCGCGCACCGAGGAAGTGCGCCAGACCATGGGTTTCCTCGAGATCGCCAACAAGAAGCTGAAGGAAAGCTTCCTCACTTCGATCAAGGTATTCGCCAACCTGATCGAGCTGCGGGAACGCAGTCTCGCCGGGCACTCGCGCCGCGTCGCGGACCTGGCGCGCACGCTGGCGAAACGCCTCGCGCTGCCCGATTCCGAGGTGCAGGACATTTTTATCGCCGCCCTGCTGCACGACATCGGCAAGATCGGCCTGCCCGACAAGCTGCTGACCAAACCGTTCGCCATCCTGGCCGGGGAGGAGCGGGACCTGGTGCTGCGCCATCCCATCACCGGTCAGGCCGCGCTGATGGGGCTGGAACAGATCCACGGCGCGGCCAAACTGATACGCAGTCATCACGAACGCTGGGACGGCATGGGCTTCCCCGACGGTCTGGTCGGACTGGCGATCCCTTTCGGCGCGCGCATCCTGGCCGTGGCCAACGATTTCGACGCGGTCCAGATCGGCACGCAACTCAGCAAGCAGCTCAATCAGAGCGAGGCTGTGGCTTATATTCTGGAAGGCCGCGCCAAGCGCTACGATCCGCAGGTGGTGGACGCCTTCTCCCTCGCCATGGGAGGGCAGGGGGGCAGCACCGAGCTGCAGGAAGTGGCGCTCAAGACCCCGCAGATCAAGGCCAGGATGACGCTTGCGCGCGACCTGGTCAGCCCAGAGGGCATCATGCTGCTGTCCAGGGATTATGTGCTGACCGACGAGATCATCGAGCAGATCCGCAACTTCGAACGTTCATCCGGCCGGCACATGACGGTTCATGTCAAGGTCAAGAGCAAGATATAG